One Amaranthus tricolor cultivar Red isolate AtriRed21 chromosome 1, ASM2621246v1, whole genome shotgun sequence DNA window includes the following coding sequences:
- the LOC130821136 gene encoding SKP1-like protein 12 — MASSSSEKIITLMSSDGQTFDVESDIVESQSLMIKSLIKGHNFTNGVTPLKVHADILPHILDYCKKHAKQDPPINDEELKKWDEEFIKCNWSILFDLTMAANYLLMDSLIDLTCRTVADMIKGMSVEKIREDFQIKNDFTPEEEKQVRNENSWVFERF; from the coding sequence ATGGCATCGTCTTCATCCGAGAAGATAATAACCCTAATGAGTTCGGATGGACAGACATTCGATGTGGAATCCGACATCGTCGAATCGCAAAGTCTGATGATCAAGAGCCTTATCAAGGGTCACAACTTCACCAATGGTGTTACTCCGCTTAAAGTTCATGCAGATATTCTGCCGCACATTCTCGATTACTGCAAAAAACACGCCAAACAGGATCCACCTATAAATGATGAAGAACTCAAGAAATGGGATGAAGAATTCATCAAATGTAATTGGAGTATCTTGTTTGATCTGACTATGGCTGCTAATTATCTTCTTATGGATTCTTTGATTGATTTGACTTGCCGAACAGTGGCCGACATGATTAAAGGTATGTCTGTGGAGAAAATCAGGGAAGATTTCCAAATCAAGAATGATTTTACACCTGAAGAAGAGAAACAAGTTCGAAATGAGAATTCATGGGTATTCGAGAGATTCTGA